The following coding sequences are from one Devosia neptuniae window:
- a CDS encoding ABC transporter substrate-binding protein, whose protein sequence is MRKHAIALGGAGLMLGISLLAAQAQTVAPTTPPEPPKFDAQQVPTFVGIKDIQEFKALPEYHEPDYVKAFVDAGKLPPVAERLPKEPLVYKTANMPDGIGTYGDVMRHVIGGRPEGWNYSAGQTQGWGGIDIGLSECLTRTGPLFQVKAEELEPLPNLAKSWEWSEDGHQLTMHLIEGAKWSDGDPFDAEDIMFYWNDVLLDPQVTPLNGASPETFGVGTTLEEVDPYTIKWTFKDVKPTQYLYAMAYGNFCPGPSHILKAEHPKYKDGATYDQFKNAFPPEYLNIPVMGAWAPVEYRANDIIVMRRNPYYWKVDENGNQLPYLNELQYRLSTWADRDVQAVAGSGDLSNLEQPESFVEALRRSAEESAPARLAFGARTISYSLYPNLSANGWGEPDARGQAVRELNRNLDFRKAVTYALDRQALGEALVKGPFTTPYAGGLMPPTSYYDNDSTVYYPYSLDDAKALLEKAGLVDTDGNGFVNFPADVVGGADVEITLLATSDYQTDKSLAEGVIAQMERLGLRVIAQFQAGNQRDANYQAGKFDWQVLRNGADLITVVQNTQNLAPTGPQISYNHRAGTDGTQDFLPFEQEMVDTVNSFVATADPAERIELMKTYQRLYTENLFAIGLTQYPGALIINKRFVNVPPGTPILQFNWAEDSLIRERLYVPAEQQSSNELFPDTLPGAPGVGNGPIKSN, encoded by the coding sequence ATGAGAAAACACGCTATTGCCCTTGGCGGGGCAGGCTTGATGCTGGGTATTTCCCTTCTTGCGGCGCAAGCCCAGACAGTGGCCCCCACCACCCCGCCCGAACCACCGAAATTCGACGCCCAGCAGGTTCCCACCTTCGTGGGGATCAAGGATATCCAGGAATTCAAGGCGCTGCCTGAATATCACGAGCCCGACTACGTCAAGGCGTTCGTGGATGCCGGCAAGCTGCCGCCCGTTGCCGAGCGCCTGCCCAAGGAGCCCCTGGTCTACAAGACCGCCAACATGCCCGACGGCATCGGCACCTATGGCGATGTGATGCGCCACGTCATCGGCGGTCGTCCGGAAGGCTGGAACTACAGCGCCGGCCAGACCCAGGGCTGGGGCGGCATCGATATCGGCCTCTCCGAATGCCTGACGCGCACCGGCCCGCTGTTCCAGGTCAAGGCCGAGGAACTCGAGCCCCTGCCGAACCTCGCCAAGAGCTGGGAATGGTCCGAAGACGGCCATCAGCTGACCATGCACCTGATCGAAGGCGCCAAATGGTCCGACGGCGACCCCTTCGACGCCGAAGACATCATGTTCTACTGGAACGATGTGCTGCTCGATCCCCAGGTCACCCCGCTCAATGGCGCTTCGCCCGAGACGTTCGGCGTCGGCACCACGCTTGAAGAGGTCGATCCCTACACGATCAAATGGACCTTCAAGGACGTCAAGCCGACCCAATATCTCTATGCCATGGCCTACGGCAATTTCTGCCCCGGTCCGAGCCATATCCTCAAGGCCGAGCATCCCAAATACAAGGATGGCGCGACCTATGACCAGTTCAAGAACGCCTTCCCGCCTGAATATCTCAACATCCCGGTCATGGGTGCCTGGGCGCCGGTGGAATATCGCGCCAACGACATCATCGTGATGCGCCGCAATCCCTATTACTGGAAGGTTGACGAGAACGGCAACCAGCTCCCCTACCTGAACGAGTTGCAATATCGCCTGTCCACCTGGGCAGACCGCGACGTGCAGGCCGTGGCCGGTTCGGGCGATCTGTCCAATCTCGAACAGCCGGAAAGCTTCGTCGAAGCCCTCCGCCGTTCGGCCGAAGAATCCGCGCCCGCCCGTCTCGCCTTCGGCGCTCGCACCATCTCCTACTCGCTCTATCCGAACCTGTCGGCCAATGGCTGGGGCGAACCAGATGCCCGCGGCCAGGCCGTGCGCGAACTCAACCGCAATCTCGATTTCCGCAAAGCCGTAACCTACGCGCTTGATCGCCAGGCGCTGGGCGAAGCCCTGGTCAAGGGCCCCTTCACCACGCCTTACGCAGGCGGGCTGATGCCACCGACCAGCTATTACGACAATGACTCCACAGTCTATTATCCGTACTCGCTGGACGACGCCAAGGCACTGCTGGAAAAAGCCGGCCTGGTCGATACCGATGGCAATGGCTTCGTCAACTTCCCGGCCGATGTGGTGGGCGGTGCGGATGTCGAAATTACCCTGCTGGCAACCTCCGACTACCAGACCGACAAGAGCCTGGCCGAAGGCGTGATCGCCCAGATGGAACGCCTTGGTCTGCGCGTCATTGCGCAGTTCCAGGCCGGCAACCAGCGCGATGCCAACTATCAAGCTGGCAAGTTCGACTGGCAGGTCCTTAGAAACGGCGCCGACCTGATCACCGTGGTGCAGAACACCCAGAACCTGGCGCCTACCGGCCCCCAGATCAGCTACAACCACCGCGCCGGCACCGATGGCACGCAGGATTTTCTGCCCTTCGAGCAGGAGATGGTGGACACGGTCAACAGCTTCGTCGCCACGGCCGATCCGGCCGAGCGCATCGAGCTGATGAAGACCTACCAGCGTCTCTATACCGAGAACCTGTTTGCCATAGGCCTCACCCAATATCCGGGTGCGCTGATCATCAACAAGCGCTTCGTCAACGTGCCTCCGGGCACCCCGATCCTGCAGTTCAACTGGGCCGAAGACAGCCTGATCCGCGAACGCCTCTATGTTCCGGCCGAGCAGCAATCGTCCAACGAACTGTTCCCCGATACCCTGCCGGGCGCCCCCGGCGTCGGTAACGGTCCGATCAAGAGCAACTAA
- a CDS encoding helix-turn-helix domain-containing protein yields MDELNAAGDLVRLPRQRAPRPTPRPDRSFYASGKAFGRFGMRAFTPQLMAAAHSHGHIEFNWLTHGTMDYLFDGRAITVGADRLVAFWAGIPHQTVGLSGDAIAGKQHNIYLPMDSFLHMPQLGRLTETLMGGGVIQLLPDAIGLDTLERWHGDYRSGNSLRTDIVRLEIGTMFRRAAITGWDLLLSPWIEPTGSRTRTGSPVRYVVRMVRHIVENITEPLTAEDIAHVVGLHPNYATNLFTKVMSISVQKFVVRMRLIRARSLLFDGNTSIANVAFQSGFVSQTQFYEHFRKAYGMTPSQMRKDTIEG; encoded by the coding sequence ATGGACGAACTCAACGCTGCCGGTGACCTGGTCCGGCTGCCCAGGCAGCGGGCGCCGCGCCCCACGCCGCGGCCGGACCGCAGCTTTTATGCCTCGGGCAAGGCCTTTGGTCGCTTCGGCATGCGGGCCTTTACACCCCAGCTGATGGCGGCCGCTCACAGCCATGGTCATATCGAGTTCAACTGGCTCACGCACGGCACGATGGACTATTTGTTCGACGGACGGGCCATTACGGTGGGGGCCGATCGGCTGGTGGCGTTCTGGGCCGGTATTCCGCACCAGACCGTGGGGCTGAGCGGCGATGCGATTGCCGGCAAACAGCACAATATCTACCTGCCGATGGATTCGTTCCTGCATATGCCGCAATTGGGGCGGCTGACCGAAACCCTGATGGGCGGCGGGGTGATCCAGCTGCTCCCCGATGCCATCGGGCTCGACACGCTGGAGCGCTGGCACGGCGATTATCGCAGCGGCAATTCACTGCGTACCGATATCGTGCGGCTGGAAATCGGCACCATGTTCCGGCGGGCGGCCATCACCGGCTGGGACCTGCTGCTGTCGCCCTGGATCGAGCCGACTGGCAGCCGCACCCGCACCGGCTCGCCCGTGCGCTATGTAGTGCGTATGGTGCGGCATATCGTGGAGAACATCACCGAGCCGCTGACTGCGGAGGACATTGCCCATGTGGTGGGGCTGCATCCCAATTACGCGACCAATCTTTTCACCAAGGTGATGAGCATTTCGGTGCAGAAATTCGTGGTCCGGATGCGGCTGATCCGGGCACGGTCATTGTTGTTTGACGGCAATACCTCCATCGCCAATGTGGCATTCCAGTCCGGTTTCGTCAGCCAGACCCAGTTCTACGAACATTTCCGCAAGGCCTATGGCATGACGCCCAGCCAGATGCGCAAGGATACGATCGAGGGGTAG
- a CDS encoding SDR family oxidoreductase, which produces MAEARKTALVVGANGVIGGNLIEHLATLDDWDIVGLSRRGGVTTDRARYIAVDLLDREATRAALAELSDVTHIFYAAYQDRPSWAELVPPNLAMLVNVVDAIEPIASRLQHISLMQGYKVYGAHLGPFKTPARESDANHMPPEFNIDQQAFLEGRQVGQSWTWSALRPSVVIGFGLGNPMNLAMVIAIYASMSKELGLPLRFPGKPGAYDSLLEMTDAGLLARATVWAATTPACANQALNITNGDLFRWNEMWPRIAAYFELEVAPPLPMNLATIMADKAQLWAEMVARHGLADISYQDVSSWPFGDAVFAWDYDFFADGSKARRLGFHEHVDTAAMFFSVFDDLRARKITR; this is translated from the coding sequence ATGGCCGAAGCCCGAAAAACCGCCCTGGTTGTGGGCGCCAATGGCGTGATTGGCGGCAATCTTATCGAACATCTGGCCACATTGGATGATTGGGATATTGTCGGGCTGTCACGCCGCGGCGGTGTCACCACCGACCGTGCCCGCTATATCGCCGTCGATTTGCTCGACCGCGAGGCCACCCGCGCTGCACTCGCCGAGCTGTCCGATGTCACCCATATTTTTTATGCCGCCTACCAGGATCGCCCCAGTTGGGCCGAGCTGGTGCCACCAAACCTGGCCATGCTGGTCAATGTCGTAGACGCGATCGAGCCCATCGCCAGCCGGTTGCAGCACATCAGCCTGATGCAGGGCTACAAGGTCTATGGCGCCCATCTGGGCCCCTTCAAGACACCCGCACGCGAGAGTGACGCCAATCACATGCCGCCTGAATTCAATATCGACCAGCAAGCGTTTCTGGAAGGGCGGCAGGTCGGGCAAAGCTGGACATGGTCGGCGCTGCGTCCCTCGGTGGTTATCGGTTTCGGGTTAGGCAATCCGATGAACCTTGCCATGGTTATCGCCATCTATGCCAGCATGTCCAAGGAACTCGGGCTGCCGCTGCGTTTCCCGGGCAAGCCCGGCGCTTATGACAGCCTGCTGGAAATGACGGATGCGGGGCTCTTGGCGCGGGCCACCGTCTGGGCCGCCACCACGCCCGCCTGCGCCAACCAGGCGCTCAATATCACTAATGGCGACCTGTTTCGCTGGAACGAGATGTGGCCCAGAATCGCCGCCTATTTCGAGCTGGAGGTGGCACCACCCCTGCCGATGAACCTGGCGACCATCATGGCCGACAAGGCGCAGCTATGGGCAGAAATGGTGGCCCGTCACGGGCTGGCTGATATCAGCTATCAGGACGTATCATCTTGGCCGTTCGGCGATGCGGTCTTTGCCTGGGACTATGACTTTTTCGCCGACGGATCGAAGGCACGGCGCTTGGGCTTTCACGAGCATGTCGACACGGCGGCAATGTTCTTCTCGGTATTCGACGATCTGCGGGCGCGAAAGATTACAAGATAG
- a CDS encoding LysR family transcriptional regulator, with protein MDVLAAMGVFVRVAELGSLSAAGRDLKLSQPAVSQKISALEQHLGVRLVNRTTRQLALTEAGRTYYARAKPVLAAVDEAAELVAGAGAPLTGHLRIQAPTGFGQMYLADIAIAFQLEHPGLTFELMLDDRYVDLTEQAVDLALRFGTLRSSGLIARRFGTLRRILVAAPAYLARHGAPDTPEHLSTHRQVRFSGAAVDDTMPLTGPAGSLLVPVQTSFLANNTFVLTKALVAGLGLGGAQLPQIRAELAAGQLVQIMPDYQYAPLDVHAVYPTSHFVPAKVRLFVEHLRRALSEII; from the coding sequence ATGGATGTGCTGGCCGCAATGGGCGTGTTCGTCAGGGTTGCCGAATTGGGTAGCCTGTCTGCGGCAGGCCGGGATCTGAAACTGTCCCAGCCCGCGGTAAGCCAGAAAATCAGCGCGCTGGAGCAGCATCTGGGGGTCCGCCTGGTCAACCGGACGACCCGCCAGCTGGCGCTAACCGAGGCGGGCCGGACCTATTATGCGCGGGCCAAACCGGTGCTCGCCGCGGTTGATGAGGCGGCCGAACTGGTCGCTGGCGCCGGGGCGCCGCTGACCGGCCACCTCCGCATTCAGGCGCCAACCGGTTTCGGCCAGATGTATCTGGCCGATATCGCGATCGCGTTTCAGTTGGAACATCCGGGGCTGACCTTTGAATTGATGCTGGACGACCGCTACGTGGACCTGACCGAGCAGGCCGTCGATCTTGCCTTGCGTTTCGGCACTCTGCGGTCCTCCGGTCTCATTGCGCGCCGGTTCGGCACGCTCAGGCGGATACTGGTTGCCGCACCCGCCTATCTGGCCCGGCACGGCGCGCCGGACACGCCCGAACACCTCTCGACACACCGGCAGGTGCGCTTCAGCGGGGCGGCAGTGGACGACACCATGCCATTGACCGGCCCGGCAGGCTCACTGCTGGTCCCGGTGCAGACCAGCTTTCTCGCCAACAATACCTTCGTGCTCACCAAGGCGCTGGTGGCCGGGCTCGGCCTGGGTGGCGCGCAGCTACCCCAGATACGGGCCGAACTGGCCGCCGGCCAATTGGTGCAGATCATGCCTGACTATCAATATGCGCCGCTCGACGTGCATGCCGTCTATCCAACGTCGCATTTTGTCCCGGCCAAAGTCAGGCTGTTCGTCGAGCACCTCAGACGCGCCCTGTCTGAAATCATCTAA
- the ychF gene encoding redox-regulated ATPase YchF, whose amino-acid sequence MGFKMGIVGLPNVGKSTLFNALTRTAAAQAANFPFCTIEPNVGEVSVPDARLDKLAAIGKSINVLPARMSFVDIAGLVKGASQGEGLGNQFLANIRECDAIAYVLRCFEDNNIIHVANKVDPLADAEVVETELMLADLESLEKRRNGVEKKAKQNDKDAKLTLELIDRALVLLRDGKSARFVKRDAEEEKAFQELQLLTSKPALYVCNVDEGSAENGNAMSKLVEDYAHKHDAGVVIISAEIESQLAQLPDAEQAEYLESLGLHEAGLNRLIREAYALLGLQTYFTVGPKETRAWTIHKGDKAPAAAGVIHSDFERGFIRAQTIAYDDFVTLGGEVPAKEAGKARDEGKEYVVKDGDVMLFKFNT is encoded by the coding sequence ATGGGTTTCAAGATGGGCATCGTCGGCCTGCCCAATGTCGGCAAGTCGACCCTTTTCAATGCGCTTACCCGCACCGCTGCCGCCCAGGCCGCGAACTTCCCCTTCTGCACCATCGAGCCCAATGTGGGCGAAGTCTCGGTGCCGGACGCCCGCCTCGATAAGCTCGCCGCCATTGGCAAGTCGATCAACGTGCTGCCCGCCCGCATGAGCTTTGTCGACATTGCCGGGCTGGTGAAGGGCGCCTCGCAGGGCGAAGGGCTGGGCAACCAGTTCCTCGCTAATATCCGCGAATGCGACGCCATCGCCTATGTGCTGCGCTGCTTTGAAGACAACAACATCATCCACGTCGCCAACAAGGTCGATCCGCTCGCCGATGCTGAAGTGGTCGAGACCGAGCTGATGTTGGCCGACCTTGAAAGTCTCGAAAAGCGCCGCAACGGCGTCGAGAAGAAAGCCAAGCAGAACGACAAGGACGCCAAGCTCACCCTCGAGCTGATCGACCGCGCCCTGGTCCTGCTGCGCGATGGCAAGTCCGCCCGCTTCGTCAAGCGCGACGCCGAGGAAGAAAAAGCCTTCCAGGAACTCCAGCTGCTGACCTCCAAGCCCGCCCTCTACGTCTGCAATGTCGATGAAGGCTCCGCCGAAAACGGCAATGCCATGAGCAAGCTGGTGGAAGACTACGCCCATAAGCACGACGCGGGCGTCGTCATCATCTCGGCCGAAATCGAAAGCCAGCTGGCCCAGCTTCCCGATGCCGAACAGGCCGAATATCTCGAGTCTCTCGGTCTGCACGAAGCCGGCCTCAACCGGCTGATCCGCGAAGCCTATGCGCTGCTGGGCCTACAGACCTATTTCACCGTCGGCCCCAAGGAAACCCGCGCCTGGACCATCCACAAGGGCGACAAGGCCCCCGCGGCCGCCGGTGTCATCCACTCCGATTTCGAACGCGGCTTCATCCGCGCCCAGACCATCGCCTATGACGACTTCGTCACCCTGGGCGGCGAAGTCCCCGCCAAGGAAGCCGGCAAAGCCCGCGACGAAGGCAAGGAATACGTCGTCAAAGACGGCGACGTGATGCTGTTCAAGTTTAATACTTGA
- a CDS encoding disulfide bond formation protein B has translation MPAPTSRPLDKITAAIAFVLGLATIAGAWGSQLIGGLVPCELCLEQRLAYYWGLPLLLLILLAWNKLPLTVWYIAMAIAAAIFAWGTYMGGFHAGVEWGFWPGPTACTGVGDAMDFNALSNMNDAHVIGCDVVQFRFLGISLAGYNALISAGIVVLLLISIALQWRGNKRAA, from the coding sequence ATGCCAGCCCCTACCTCCCGGCCCCTCGACAAGATCACCGCCGCCATCGCCTTCGTGCTCGGCCTTGCCACCATTGCCGGCGCCTGGGGCAGCCAGCTGATCGGCGGGCTGGTCCCCTGCGAGCTCTGCCTTGAACAGCGCCTCGCCTATTACTGGGGCCTGCCGCTCCTGCTGCTGATCCTGCTCGCCTGGAACAAGCTGCCGCTGACGGTGTGGTATATCGCCATGGCCATCGCGGCCGCCATTTTCGCCTGGGGCACCTATATGGGCGGCTTCCATGCCGGCGTCGAATGGGGCTTCTGGCCGGGCCCCACCGCCTGCACCGGCGTTGGCGACGCCATGGATTTCAATGCCCTGAGCAATATGAACGACGCCCATGTCATCGGCTGCGACGTCGTCCAGTTCCGTTTTCTCGGCATTTCGCTGGCCGGCTACAATGCCCTGATCTCGGCCGGTATCGTCGTGCTGCTGCTGATCTCGATCGCGCTGCAATGGCGGGGCAACAAGCGCGCCGCTTAG
- a CDS encoding DUF72 domain-containing protein, producing MATIRTGTAGWVYEPWRGTFFPQGLVQKKELAYASSRLGTIEINATFRATQKPASFAKWAGEAREGFVFSIKGPQLVTHIKRLKDCRAELANFFASGPLALGEKLGPFIWQLPPNLSYKPEVFGAFLELLPKTPEQYTALAAEADTRLKTPPYLDTAGVTTIRHAIELRNASFATPEVRDLLASHNVAQVIADTPEYPARELTADFAYCRLQGPSRPGATGYEPDDIADWAETISAWAKSGKDVFAYFVHEDKLHAPANAIALRQALGITLPGD from the coding sequence ATGGCTACAATCAGAACGGGCACGGCGGGTTGGGTTTACGAACCCTGGCGCGGCACCTTCTTTCCGCAGGGGCTGGTTCAGAAAAAGGAACTGGCCTATGCCAGCTCCCGCCTCGGCACCATCGAGATCAACGCCACCTTCCGAGCCACGCAAAAGCCCGCCAGCTTCGCCAAATGGGCCGGCGAGGCGCGCGAGGGCTTCGTGTTCTCGATCAAGGGCCCGCAACTGGTCACCCATATCAAGCGGCTCAAGGATTGCCGGGCCGAACTGGCCAATTTCTTCGCCTCCGGCCCCCTCGCCCTGGGCGAAAAGCTGGGACCCTTCATTTGGCAATTGCCGCCCAATCTGAGCTACAAGCCCGAAGTATTCGGCGCCTTCCTCGAGCTGCTGCCCAAGACGCCCGAGCAATACACCGCCCTCGCCGCGGAGGCCGACACTCGGCTCAAAACCCCGCCCTATCTCGACACCGCTGGCGTCACCACCATTCGCCACGCCATTGAGCTGCGCAATGCCAGCTTCGCCACGCCCGAAGTCCGCGACCTGCTGGCCAGCCACAATGTGGCGCAGGTCATCGCCGACACCCCCGAATACCCCGCCCGCGAGCTGACCGCCGATTTCGCCTATTGCCGCCTGCAGGGCCCCTCCCGCCCCGGCGCAACGGGGTACGAGCCCGATGACATTGCCGACTGGGCCGAAACGATCAGCGCCTGGGCCAAGTCCGGCAAGGACGTTTTCGCCTATTTCGTGCACGAGGATAAGCTGCACGCGCCCGCCAATGCCATTGCCCTGCGCCAGGCGCTGGGCATCACCCTGCCCGGCGATTGA
- a CDS encoding response regulator transcription factor has product MRILLVEDEMNMAAALTAALSRHDIVVDHARTLEIAEEACRSGVHDAVLLDRKLPDGDGLSLIPVLRREHAGLPIIVLSALGSLDHRVAGLDHGADDYLAKPFSTDELLARLRAVMRRPAQIGESTVNVGLLRFNLTARHAEVADEPLDLTRRELLALEILVRRSGRTVPRSALEEAVYGYDDEIASNTLDAHISRLRRKLSGAGVEIHAIRGLGYLLRAAS; this is encoded by the coding sequence ATGCGCATTTTGCTGGTCGAAGACGAGATGAATATGGCTGCGGCGCTGACCGCCGCGCTGAGCCGCCACGACATCGTGGTGGATCATGCCCGCACGCTCGAAATTGCGGAGGAGGCCTGCCGCAGCGGCGTGCATGATGCGGTGCTGCTCGACCGCAAATTGCCGGACGGTGACGGCCTGTCGTTGATCCCCGTACTGCGGCGGGAGCATGCCGGCCTGCCGATCATCGTGCTGTCGGCGCTGGGATCGCTCGATCATCGCGTCGCGGGGCTCGACCATGGGGCCGATGACTATCTGGCCAAGCCGTTTTCCACCGACGAGCTGTTGGCACGGTTGCGCGCGGTGATGCGCCGCCCGGCCCAGATCGGGGAGAGCACAGTCAATGTTGGTTTGCTGCGGTTCAATCTCACCGCCCGCCATGCCGAAGTTGCGGACGAGCCGCTGGACCTGACGCGGCGCGAATTGCTGGCACTAGAAATATTGGTGCGGCGCTCGGGCAGGACGGTGCCGCGCAGTGCGCTGGAAGAGGCGGTCTATGGCTATGACGATGAGATCGCGTCCAATACGCTGGACGCCCATATCTCGCGGCTGCGCCGCAAGCTGAGCGGAGCGGGGGTGGAAATCCACGCCATTCGCGGCCTGGGCTACTTGTTGCGGGCGGCATCATGA
- a CDS encoding sensor histidine kinase: MKPWNYPSLRVRLTWRMVAMQALVLIAFTSVVAIPIVELIRQEQGLDDGVIEHIADSIQRTAAGDLEVVLNEDMIEKSADFPRFWFYAIDIDGHSAQMGNIPAGVADLLEDLPRLNSANIADIGLSEAPTAIVRRENRDDGTLWIITGGGPEVGFKALFATFGDSLFLGLLFLLTLVSFLVIPMVVTRQLRGVAHVAAEADRIDVDQRGIRLSSAHVPEELHSLVGAVNSALQRLDDGMERRQRFLADAAHELRTPIAILQTRIELLPADEQRSRLLLDVARLANLANQLLDLQRLDADLTVFQPVNLVDLAAQVTADMAPLAIAAGDEISFDAEVDNVTIAGDAASLSRAIVNLIQNAVIHGGSETAIRVGVGRDGSLRVADTGPGIAEEHRQTIFEPFNRVVPLDQGAGLGLNLVRDIIARHHGQITVGDAPGGGALFEISLPVASPAT; the protein is encoded by the coding sequence ATGAAGCCGTGGAACTATCCGTCCCTGCGTGTCAGGCTGACCTGGCGCATGGTGGCGATGCAGGCCCTGGTGCTGATTGCCTTTACCAGCGTGGTGGCGATCCCGATCGTCGAGCTGATCCGCCAGGAACAGGGGCTCGATGACGGGGTTATCGAGCACATTGCCGACTCGATCCAGCGCACTGCCGCAGGCGATTTGGAGGTTGTGCTCAACGAGGACATGATCGAGAAATCAGCCGATTTTCCCCGGTTCTGGTTCTATGCGATCGATATTGACGGTCATTCGGCGCAGATGGGGAACATTCCCGCGGGAGTCGCAGATCTCCTCGAGGACCTGCCGCGGCTAAACTCCGCCAATATTGCCGATATCGGCCTATCCGAGGCGCCCACTGCCATCGTGCGGCGGGAGAACCGCGATGACGGCACGTTGTGGATCATTACCGGCGGCGGCCCCGAGGTCGGCTTCAAGGCGCTGTTTGCAACGTTCGGGGATTCGCTCTTTCTCGGCCTGCTCTTCCTGTTGACCCTGGTTTCCTTCCTGGTCATCCCGATGGTGGTGACCCGCCAATTGCGGGGCGTGGCCCATGTGGCGGCGGAAGCGGACAGGATCGATGTCGACCAGCGCGGCATCCGCCTGTCCTCGGCCCATGTGCCCGAGGAACTTCATTCCCTGGTGGGAGCGGTCAATTCGGCGTTGCAGCGCCTCGATGACGGCATGGAGCGGCGGCAGCGCTTTCTGGCCGATGCGGCCCATGAATTGCGTACGCCCATCGCCATATTGCAGACCCGTATCGAACTGCTGCCCGCTGACGAGCAGCGCAGCCGGCTGCTGCTCGACGTGGCGCGGCTGGCTAATCTGGCCAACCAATTGCTCGACCTGCAACGGCTCGACGCCGACCTGACGGTGTTCCAGCCAGTCAACCTGGTCGACCTGGCCGCCCAGGTTACCGCCGACATGGCGCCCTTGGCGATCGCCGCCGGGGACGAGATTTCCTTCGATGCCGAAGTGGACAACGTCACCATTGCGGGCGACGCAGCGTCGCTTTCGCGGGCCATTGTCAATCTCATCCAGAACGCGGTGATCCATGGCGGCAGCGAAACCGCTATCCGGGTCGGGGTGGGTCGCGACGGCTCGCTGCGCGTTGCCGATACCGGGCCTGGCATTGCCGAAGAACACCGCCAGACCATTTTCGAGCCCTTCAATCGCGTCGTGCCGCTCGATCAGGGGGCCGGGCTCGGGCTCAACCTAGTGCGGGACATCATCGCCCGTCACCACGGCCAGATCACCGTGGGAGACGCCCCTGGAGGCGGCGCGCTGTTCGAGATCTCCCTGCCTGTCGCCAGCCCGGCAACCTAG
- a CDS encoding DUF308 domain-containing protein: MPTIDENSARSAQDRWLATYYISRAAFSVVWVAFALTLGQSNAALGAILLVIYPLWDAAANYVDATRNGGLLQNNTQAINVFVSLVTTLAVFIALQAGLNAVLTVFGAWAILSGLLQLGTAIRRWKSSGAQWAMILSGGQSALAGAFFVVQAQQPVPAVLPVVAGYAAFGAIYFLVSALSLLIGKHLGRRTRS, translated from the coding sequence ATGCCCACCATCGACGAGAACTCCGCCCGGTCAGCTCAGGACCGCTGGCTCGCCACCTATTATATCTCCCGCGCGGCATTCTCTGTAGTCTGGGTAGCATTCGCCCTGACGCTTGGGCAGAGCAATGCAGCTCTTGGCGCCATCCTGCTGGTAATTTACCCGCTCTGGGACGCAGCGGCCAACTATGTGGACGCCACTCGCAACGGCGGACTACTCCAAAACAATACGCAAGCGATCAACGTTTTCGTCAGTCTGGTCACCACACTGGCCGTGTTTATCGCCCTGCAGGCAGGGCTGAACGCCGTGCTGACGGTATTTGGCGCATGGGCCATCCTGTCCGGCTTGCTGCAACTGGGCACCGCCATCCGCCGCTGGAAATCGTCAGGCGCGCAATGGGCAATGATCCTGAGCGGCGGTCAATCGGCACTTGCCGGCGCGTTTTTCGTCGTCCAGGCGCAACAGCCCGTGCCGGCGGTCCTGCCCGTCGTGGCCGGATACGCCGCGTTTGGCGCCATCTATTTCCTGGTTTCGGCACTGTCGCTGCTCATCGGCAAGCATTTGGGGAGGCGTACTCGTTCATAG
- a CDS encoding TetR/AcrR family transcriptional regulator, whose protein sequence is MTHLSSTSDDILAAARPLIVAGGYNGFSYADIAEIVGIRKASIHHHFPSRVDLVRTLVLRYREDARAGFAALERTAKDPGEQLSNYIAYWEKCIVDASAPFCICALLASELPALPAAVAKEVRLHFETLSEWLASAFERGAKSGIFQLQSASQTEAEAFMAAVHGAMLSARVHGNPKLFGMITASVRARLSS, encoded by the coding sequence ATGACCCATCTTTCCTCGACCTCCGACGATATCCTTGCCGCTGCCCGGCCGCTGATCGTTGCGGGGGGATATAACGGCTTCAGCTATGCGGATATCGCCGAGATTGTCGGCATCCGCAAAGCCAGTATTCACCACCACTTTCCCAGCAGGGTCGACCTGGTGCGCACTCTGGTGCTTCGCTACCGCGAGGACGCGCGAGCCGGATTTGCCGCGCTTGAACGAACGGCCAAGGACCCGGGCGAGCAGCTTTCGAATTACATCGCCTATTGGGAAAAGTGCATTGTCGACGCAAGCGCGCCATTCTGCATATGCGCGCTTCTGGCCAGCGAGTTGCCCGCCCTACCCGCAGCAGTCGCCAAGGAAGTGCGCCTGCACTTCGAGACCTTGTCGGAATGGCTGGCGTCGGCCTTTGAACGTGGCGCCAAGTCGGGCATCTTTCAGCTTCAAAGCGCCTCCCAAACCGAAGCGGAGGCCTTCATGGCTGCGGTCCACGGAGCGATGTTATCGGCCCGAGTCCATGGCAATCCAAAACTGTTTGGCATGATCACCGCTTCGGTGCGAGCCCGCCTCTCCAGCTAA